The following proteins are co-located in the Solanum pennellii chromosome 1, SPENNV200 genome:
- the LOC107005163 gene encoding transportin-1 isoform X2 has product MAASGTWQPQEQGFKEICGLLEQQMSPTSDNSQIWQQLQHYSQFPDFNNYLAFIFAHAEGKSVDIRQAAGLLLKNNLRSAFQNMPLANQQYIKSELLPSLGAADRHIRSTAGTIISVLVQIDGVAGWPELLQALVSSLDSSDVNHVEGAMDALSKICEDVPQLLDSDISGLSERPITVFLPRFLLLFQSPHASLRKLSLSSVNQYIMLMPKILHLSMDKYLQGLFLLANDPAPEVRKLVSAAFVQLIEVRPAVLEPHLRNVLEYILQVNKDPDEEVALEACEFWSAYCDAQLPPENLREFLPRLIPVLLSNMVYADDDESLLEAEEDGSLPDRDQDIKPRFHSSRFHGSEDGEDDDEDIVNVWNLRKCSAAALDILSNVFGDDILPTLMPVVQAKLSCSNDEAWKEREAAVLVLGAIAEGCINGLFPHLSEIISFLIPLLDDKFPLIRSISCWTLSRFSKYIVQGTDHQEGREQFNKILMGLLRRVLDDNKRVQEAACSAFATLEEEAAEELAPCLEIILQHLMCAFGKYQRRNLRIVYDAIGTLADAVGGELNQPKYLEILMPPLIGKWEQLPNSDKDLFPLLECFTSIAQALGTGFAQFAQPVFQRCITIIQSQLMAKVDPVKAGLQYDREFIVCCLDLLSGLAEGLGSGVESLVSQSNLRDLLLQCCLDDAPDVRQSAFALLGDLARVCPVHLRPRLVEFLDAATKQLQNTSKLKETISVANNACWAIGELAIKVQKEISPVVLTVVSCLVPILQHAEGLNKSLIENSAITLGRLAWVCPELVSPHMEHFLQTWCFALSMIRDDIEKEDAFRGLCAMVKANPSGALNSLVFMCKAIASWHEIRSEDLRNEICLVLQGYKQMLKDGAWEQFMSALEPSVKDKLSMYQV; this is encoded by the exons ATGGCGGCGAGTGGAACATGGCAGCCACAAGAACAAGGTTTCAAGGAGATCTGTGGATTGTTGGAGCAACAAATGTCTCCGACTTCAGATAATTCTCAGATTTGGCAACAACTTCAACACTACTCTCAGTTTCCAGATTTCAATAACTATCTCGCTTTCATCTTCGCTCATGCCGAG GGAAAGTCAGTTGACATTCGGCAAGCAGCTGGGTTGCTATTGAAAAATAACCTGAGATCTGCATTCCAAAACATGCCTCTTGCTAACCAGCAATACATAAAATCAGAGTTGCTACCTTCTCTAGGGGCAGCAGATAGACACATTAGGTCCACAGCTGGAACCATCATTAGTGTTCTTGTACAGATAGACGGAGTTGCTGGATGGCCAGAGTTGCTACAGGCACTTGTTAGTAGCTTGGATAGTAGTGATGTAAACCATGTGGAAGGAGCCATGGATGCTTTATCAAAG ATCTGCGAGGATGTCCCACAACTCCTTGATTCTGATATTTCTGGATTATCTGAACGACCCATTACTGTTTTCCTTCCAAGGTTTCTCCTG CTTTTCCAGTCGCCTCATGCTTCTCTCAGAAAACTGTCATTGAGTTCTGTGAATCAATATATAATGCTGATGCCTAAA ATTTTGCATCTATCCATGGATAAATATCTTCAAGGCTTGTTTCTTCTTGCCAACGACCCTGCTCCAGAAGTGCGGAAATTG GTTTCTGCGGCATTTGTTCAACTAATTGAAGTTCGTCCTGCCGTTTTGGAG CCACACTTGAGGAATGTTTTGGAATATATATTGCAAGTCAACAAGGATCCAGATGAAGAAGTGGCACTCGAAGCTTGTGAATTTTG GTCCGCATACTGTGATGCTCAGTTGCCACCTGAGAACTTGAGAGAATTCTTGCCACGATTGATTCCG GTTTTGCTGTCTAACATGGTTTATGCTGATGACGATGAGTCACTTTTGGAGGCTGAG GAGGATGGATCTCTGCCAGATCGTGATCAG GACATCAAACCTCGATTTCATTCTTCACGTTTTCATGGTTCCGAGGATGGTGAAGACGAT GATGAAGACATTGTAAATGTGTGGAATTTACGTAAGTGTAGTGCAGCTGCTCTGGATATTCTCTCTAATGTGTTTGGTGATGATATTCTACCCACTTTGATGCCTGTCGTTCAG GCTAAATTGTCATGTTCGAATGATGAAGCCTGGAAGGAAAGGGAAGCAGCTGTGCTAGTTCTGGGTGCTATCGCCGAGGGCTGCATAAATGGACTTTTCCCTCATTTATCGGAG ATCATTAGCTTTCTCATCCCACTTTTAGATGACAAGTTTCCTCTAATACGAAGCATTTCCTGTTGGACACTGTCCCGCTTCAGCAAATATATTGTTCAG GGCACTGATCATCAAGAAGGGCGTGAACAGttcaacaaaattttaatgGGTCTTCTACGGAGAGTATTGGATGATAATAAACGAGTGCAAGAAGCTGCTTGTTCAGCCTTTGCTACTCTTGAAGAG GAAGCTGCGGAAGAGTTAGCCCCATGCTTGGAAATCATTTTGCAACACTTGATGTGTGCTTTCGGAAAATACCAG AGACGGAACCTTAGAATAGTGTATGATGCCATTGGAACGTTGGCTGATGCAGTTGGAGGGGAACTTAATCAG CCCAAGTATCTTGAGATTTTAATGCCCCCATTAATTGGAAAGTGGGAGCAACTCCCAAATTCAGACAAGGATCTTTTCCCACTGCTCGAGTGCTTTACCTCAATTGCTCAg GCTTTGGGTACTGGATTTGCACAATTTGCTCAACCGGTATTTCAGAGGTGCATTACCATCATCCAGTCACAACTAATGGCAAAG GTTGATCCTGTTAAAGCTGGACTCCAATATGACCGAGAATTCATTGTTTGCTGCTTGGACCTACTGTCTGGACTTGCTGAAGGTCTTGGCAGTGGTGTTGAGAGTTTG GTTTCGCAAAGTAATTTAAGGGATTTGTTGCTTCAATGTTGCTTGGATGATGCACCTGATGTGAGGCAGAGTGCTTTTGCTTTGCTTGGTGATCTTGCGAGG GTTTGTCCTGTTCATCTGCGACCTCGGTTGGTTGAATTTCTTGATGCTGCTACTAAGCAACTG CAAAACACTTCCAAGCTGAAGGAAACCATCTCTGTGGCCAACAATGCATGTTGGGCAATTGGAGAATTAGCAATCAAG GTCCAAAAAGAGATATCTCCAGTAGTCCTGACTGTAGTCTCATGCTTAGTACCAATCCTTCAACATGCTGAG GGTCTCAACAAGTCACTGATAGAGAATAGCGCAATCACCCTCGGAAGACTTGCATGGGTTTGTCCGGAGCTTGTGTCACCACATATGGAGCATTTTCTGCAAACATGGTGTTTTGCTCTCTCTAT GATACGTGATGATATTGAGAAGGAAGACGCCTTTCGTGGTTTATGTGCAATG GTAAAGGCAAATCCATCAGGTGCATTAAATTCACTCGTCTTTATGTGCAAAGCCATTGCAAGTTGGCAT GAGATAAGAAGTGAAGATCTACGCAATGAAATCTGCTTGGTTTTGCAGGGATATAAGCAA ATGCTCAAGGATGGTGCTTGGGAACAGTTCATGTCAGCTTTGGAGCCCTCAGTGAAGGACAAGTTGTCAATGTATCAAGTTTAG
- the LOC107005163 gene encoding transportin-1 isoform X1, with translation MAASGTWQPQEQGFKEICGLLEQQMSPTSDNSQIWQQLQHYSQFPDFNNYLAFIFAHAEGKSVDIRQAAGLLLKNNLRSAFQNMPLANQQYIKSELLPSLGAADRHIRSTAGTIISVLVQIDGVAGWPELLQALVSSLDSSDVNHVEGAMDALSKICEDVPQLLDSDISGLSERPITVFLPRFLLLFQSPHASLRKLSLSSVNQYIMLMPKILHLSMDKYLQGLFLLANDPAPEVRKLVSAAFVQLIEVRPAVLEPHLRNVLEYILQVNKDPDEEVALEACEFWSAYCDAQLPPENLREFLPRLIPVLLSNMVYADDDESLLEAEEDGSLPDRDQDIKPRFHSSRFHGSEDGEDDDEDIVNVWNLRKCSAAALDILSNVFGDDILPTLMPVVQAKLSCSNDEAWKEREAAVLVLGAIAEGCINGLFPHLSEIISFLIPLLDDKFPLIRSISCWTLSRFSKYIVQGTDHQEGREQFNKILMGLLRRVLDDNKRVQEAACSAFATLEEEAAEELAPCLEIILQHLMCAFGKYQRRNLRIVYDAIGTLADAVGGELNQPKYLEILMPPLIGKWEQLPNSDKDLFPLLECFTSIAQALGTGFAQFAQPVFQRCITIIQSQLMAKVDPVKAGLQYDREFIVCCLDLLSGLAEGLGSGVESLVSQSNLRDLLLQCCLDDAPDVRQSAFALLGDLARVCPVHLRPRLVEFLDAATKQLQNTSKLKETISVANNACWAIGELAIKVQKEISPVVLTVVSCLVPILQHAEKGLNKSLIENSAITLGRLAWVCPELVSPHMEHFLQTWCFALSMIRDDIEKEDAFRGLCAMVKANPSGALNSLVFMCKAIASWHEIRSEDLRNEICLVLQGYKQMLKDGAWEQFMSALEPSVKDKLSMYQV, from the exons ATGGCGGCGAGTGGAACATGGCAGCCACAAGAACAAGGTTTCAAGGAGATCTGTGGATTGTTGGAGCAACAAATGTCTCCGACTTCAGATAATTCTCAGATTTGGCAACAACTTCAACACTACTCTCAGTTTCCAGATTTCAATAACTATCTCGCTTTCATCTTCGCTCATGCCGAG GGAAAGTCAGTTGACATTCGGCAAGCAGCTGGGTTGCTATTGAAAAATAACCTGAGATCTGCATTCCAAAACATGCCTCTTGCTAACCAGCAATACATAAAATCAGAGTTGCTACCTTCTCTAGGGGCAGCAGATAGACACATTAGGTCCACAGCTGGAACCATCATTAGTGTTCTTGTACAGATAGACGGAGTTGCTGGATGGCCAGAGTTGCTACAGGCACTTGTTAGTAGCTTGGATAGTAGTGATGTAAACCATGTGGAAGGAGCCATGGATGCTTTATCAAAG ATCTGCGAGGATGTCCCACAACTCCTTGATTCTGATATTTCTGGATTATCTGAACGACCCATTACTGTTTTCCTTCCAAGGTTTCTCCTG CTTTTCCAGTCGCCTCATGCTTCTCTCAGAAAACTGTCATTGAGTTCTGTGAATCAATATATAATGCTGATGCCTAAA ATTTTGCATCTATCCATGGATAAATATCTTCAAGGCTTGTTTCTTCTTGCCAACGACCCTGCTCCAGAAGTGCGGAAATTG GTTTCTGCGGCATTTGTTCAACTAATTGAAGTTCGTCCTGCCGTTTTGGAG CCACACTTGAGGAATGTTTTGGAATATATATTGCAAGTCAACAAGGATCCAGATGAAGAAGTGGCACTCGAAGCTTGTGAATTTTG GTCCGCATACTGTGATGCTCAGTTGCCACCTGAGAACTTGAGAGAATTCTTGCCACGATTGATTCCG GTTTTGCTGTCTAACATGGTTTATGCTGATGACGATGAGTCACTTTTGGAGGCTGAG GAGGATGGATCTCTGCCAGATCGTGATCAG GACATCAAACCTCGATTTCATTCTTCACGTTTTCATGGTTCCGAGGATGGTGAAGACGAT GATGAAGACATTGTAAATGTGTGGAATTTACGTAAGTGTAGTGCAGCTGCTCTGGATATTCTCTCTAATGTGTTTGGTGATGATATTCTACCCACTTTGATGCCTGTCGTTCAG GCTAAATTGTCATGTTCGAATGATGAAGCCTGGAAGGAAAGGGAAGCAGCTGTGCTAGTTCTGGGTGCTATCGCCGAGGGCTGCATAAATGGACTTTTCCCTCATTTATCGGAG ATCATTAGCTTTCTCATCCCACTTTTAGATGACAAGTTTCCTCTAATACGAAGCATTTCCTGTTGGACACTGTCCCGCTTCAGCAAATATATTGTTCAG GGCACTGATCATCAAGAAGGGCGTGAACAGttcaacaaaattttaatgGGTCTTCTACGGAGAGTATTGGATGATAATAAACGAGTGCAAGAAGCTGCTTGTTCAGCCTTTGCTACTCTTGAAGAG GAAGCTGCGGAAGAGTTAGCCCCATGCTTGGAAATCATTTTGCAACACTTGATGTGTGCTTTCGGAAAATACCAG AGACGGAACCTTAGAATAGTGTATGATGCCATTGGAACGTTGGCTGATGCAGTTGGAGGGGAACTTAATCAG CCCAAGTATCTTGAGATTTTAATGCCCCCATTAATTGGAAAGTGGGAGCAACTCCCAAATTCAGACAAGGATCTTTTCCCACTGCTCGAGTGCTTTACCTCAATTGCTCAg GCTTTGGGTACTGGATTTGCACAATTTGCTCAACCGGTATTTCAGAGGTGCATTACCATCATCCAGTCACAACTAATGGCAAAG GTTGATCCTGTTAAAGCTGGACTCCAATATGACCGAGAATTCATTGTTTGCTGCTTGGACCTACTGTCTGGACTTGCTGAAGGTCTTGGCAGTGGTGTTGAGAGTTTG GTTTCGCAAAGTAATTTAAGGGATTTGTTGCTTCAATGTTGCTTGGATGATGCACCTGATGTGAGGCAGAGTGCTTTTGCTTTGCTTGGTGATCTTGCGAGG GTTTGTCCTGTTCATCTGCGACCTCGGTTGGTTGAATTTCTTGATGCTGCTACTAAGCAACTG CAAAACACTTCCAAGCTGAAGGAAACCATCTCTGTGGCCAACAATGCATGTTGGGCAATTGGAGAATTAGCAATCAAG GTCCAAAAAGAGATATCTCCAGTAGTCCTGACTGTAGTCTCATGCTTAGTACCAATCCTTCAACATGCTGAG AAGGGTCTCAACAAGTCACTGATAGAGAATAGCGCAATCACCCTCGGAAGACTTGCATGGGTTTGTCCGGAGCTTGTGTCACCACATATGGAGCATTTTCTGCAAACATGGTGTTTTGCTCTCTCTAT GATACGTGATGATATTGAGAAGGAAGACGCCTTTCGTGGTTTATGTGCAATG GTAAAGGCAAATCCATCAGGTGCATTAAATTCACTCGTCTTTATGTGCAAAGCCATTGCAAGTTGGCAT GAGATAAGAAGTGAAGATCTACGCAATGAAATCTGCTTGGTTTTGCAGGGATATAAGCAA ATGCTCAAGGATGGTGCTTGGGAACAGTTCATGTCAGCTTTGGAGCCCTCAGTGAAGGACAAGTTGTCAATGTATCAAGTTTAG
- the LOC107012042 gene encoding probable polyamine transporter At1g31830 yields MEAEEYSSISRGANFTKVSFVPLTFLIFYGVSGGPFGVEDTVRAAGPFLALVGYLIFPIVWSIPESLITAELSTMFPENGGYVVWVSKSFGPYWGFQLGWVKWMSGVVDNALYPVLFLDYIKSSVPALANGLPRTIAIVALVIALTYLNYRGLTIVAWVATVLAIFTLLPFLIMGVIALPKLEPSRWFVVDLENVQWGLYLNTLFWNLNYWDSVSTMAGEVEDPGKTIPKALFYALPLVVSGYFFPLLFGTGAVPLHRDLWSDGYFSDIAKIIGGVWLRLWVQGASAVSNMGMFLAEMSGDSYQLLGMAERGMLPDFFAKRSRYGTPFISILFSASAVVLLSCLSFQEIVAAENFMNCFGMILEFLSFVKLRIKYPAASRPYRIPLGTIGSILICLPPTLFLLVVIALCSFKVMIVSFLAILVGLIMQPCLIYCDKKKWLSFSVSSDLVELQTNYHQVVEA; encoded by the coding sequence ATGGAGGCAGAAGAATATTCGAGTATATCTAGAGGAGCGAACTTCACCAAGGTTTCATTTGTTCCTCTTACATTTCTTATATTCTATGGTGTTTCTGGTGGTCCTTTTGGAGTTGAAGATACTGTCCGTGCAGCCGGTCCATTTTTAGCACTTGTTGGCTATTTAATTTTTCCTATTGTATGGAGCATTCCAGAGTCTCTAATAACTGCAGAACTATCCACTATGTTCCCCGAAAACGGAGGATATGTTGTTTGGGTTTCAAAGTCGTTTGGTCCGTATTGGGGATTTCAATTGGGATGGGTGAAATGGATGAGTGGTGTAGTTGATAACGCATTGTACCCTGTTTTATTTTTAGACTACATTAAATCTTCTGTCCCAGCATTGGCAAATGGTCTACCAAGAACAATCGCCATTGTTGCTTTGGTTATTGCACTTACATATTTGAACTATAGAGGTTTAACTATTGTTGCTTGGGTTGCTACAGTTTTAGCGATATTTACTCTCCTTCCTTTTCTAATTATGGGAGTTATCGCGCTTCCTAAGTTGGAGCCTTCAAGATGGTTTGTTGTGGATTTAGAAAATGTACAATGGGGATTGTATCTAAATACACTTTTTTGGAATTTGAATTATTGGGATTCAGTGAGTACTATGGCAGGGGAAGTGGAGGATCCTGGCAAAACAATTCCTAAGGCTTTATTCTACGCACTTCCTTTAGTTGTCTCTGGTTACTTTTTCCCTCTTTTATTTGGCACAGGAGCTGTTCCGTTGCATCGTGATCTTTGGAGTGATGGTTATTTCTCGGATATTGCTAAGATCATTGGAGGAGTATGGTTAAGATTGTGGGTTCAAGGGGCTTCGGCTGTGTCAAATATGGGAATGTTTTTAGCTGAGATGAGTGGTGACTCATATCAGCTTTTGGGAATGGCAGAACGGGGGATGCTTCCTGATTTTTTTGCAAAGAGATCGCGTTATGGAACCCCTTTTATCAGTATTTTGTTTTCTGCATCAGCTGTTGTGCTGCTGTCTTGCCTTAGTTTTCAAGAAATTGTGGCTGCTGAGAACTTTATGAACTGTTTCGGAATGATTTTGGAATTTCTATCTTTTGTCAAGTTAAGGATAAAATATCCAGCAGCATCAAGACCTTATAGGATTCCACTAGGAACAATTggttcaattttaatttgtctGCCACCAACAttatttcttcttgttgttatAGCCCTATGTTCATTTAAGGTCATGATTGTCAGTTTCTTAGCTATTCTTGTTGGCCTTATTATGCAGCCTTGTCTAATCTATTGTGACAAGAAGAAATGGTTAAGTTTCTCTGTTAGCTCTGATCTTGTAGAACTACAGACCAATTATCATCAGGTTGTTGAGGCTTAA
- the LOC107005174 gene encoding serine/threonine protein phosphatase 2A 57 kDa regulatory subunit B' beta isoform-like has translation MSGLNGNSPRNSPRKTFSPKNSPRKTNTTLKQLLLDSRNMTNFLDSETEEMLSLISYCSFTDPQESPSLQDLKRLKLIQLLSIIKTIIKPLDDQVLSPLFIMLSSNLFRPLPPPIHSAVSVLLDDDDLISNPTPSWPHLQIVYDIFLRIVSRTSVESLRIYIDHAFLLSLLTLFQSEDQRERDNLKNVFHRIYSKLTFYRPFMRKTMHDVFLHYVFETDQRHPGIGELLEIWGTIINGFSVPLKEEHKFFLNRVLVPLHKPKGMQVYHRQLAYCVSQFVQKEPELGEVVIRGILKYWPITNCQKEVLFIGELEELVETVDPQLYKELALPLCTKITKCLNSWNSQVAERALYVWNNEQFWKMLSQAMEEVFPVLVEGMEKNLQGHWSKSVRQLTGNVKGMLEALAPFLYSKCLLQLEIQEAGERIKEMRRKEIWEKIENAAMDKRTYCKCIS, from the exons ATGAGTGGGTTAAATGGAAACAGCCCAAGAAACTCCCCAAGGAAAACATTTAGCCCAAAAAATTCTCCAAGAAAAACAAACACAACTCTAAAACAACTCCTTTTAGATTCAAGGAACATGACAAATTTTCTTGATTCTGAGACAGAGGAAATGCTTTCTCTAATATCTTACTGTTCTTTCACTGATCCACAAGAATCCCCTTCACTACAAGATTTGAAGAGGCTAAAACTCATCCAACTCCTTTCCATCATCAAGACTATCATTAAACCACTTGATGATCAAGTACTTTCACCCCTTTTCATAATGTTGTCATCTAATCTTTTTAGGCCTCTCCCCCCACCAATTCATTCTGCCGTCTCAGTATTACTGGATGACGATGATCTTATCAGCAATCCAACACCCTCCTGGCCACATTTGCAAATAGTTTACGACATTTTCCTCAGGATTGTCAGTAGAACAAGTGTTGAATCGCTTCGTATCTACATAGACCATGCTTTCCTCCTTAGTCTCCTCACGTTGTTCCAATCTGAAGATCAAAGAGAACGCGACAACTTGAAGAATGTGTTCCACAGAATCTATTCAAAGTTAACATTCTACAGACCATTCATGAGAAAGACTATGCATGATGTATTCTTGCACTATGTTTTCGAGACTGATCAAAGGCACCCTGGAATTGGAGAGCTTCTTGAAATATGGGGCACAATTATAAATGGATTTAGTGTTCCTTTGAAAGAAGAACACAAGTTTTTCTTGAATAGAGTTCTTGTCCCTTTGCATAAACCAAAAGGGATGCAAGTTTATCATAGGCAGCTGGCTTATTGTGTATCTCAGTTTGTGCAAAAAGAGCCTGAGCTTGGTGAGGTTGTTATAAGAGGCATATTGAAGTACTGGCCAATCACAAATTGCCAGAAGGAAGTTCTGTTTATTGGTGAACTGGAAGAACTTGTGGAGACTGTTGATCCACAGTTGTATAAGGAACTTGCCCTGCCTTTGTGCACCAAAATTACCAAGTGTTTAAACAGTTGGAACTCGCAG GTTGCTGAACGCGCATTGTATGTGTGGAACAATGAGCAATTCTGGAAGATGTTATCACAAGCAATGGAAGAAGTCTTTCCAGTTCTAGTGGAAGGGATGGAGAAGAACTTGCAAGGACATTGGAGCAAAAGTGTTAGACAATTGACGGGGAATGTGAAGGGAATGCTGGAAGCTCTAGCACCATTTCTCTATTCCAAGTGCCTTCTACAGCTTGAAATCCAAGAAGCCGGTGAACGCATaaaagagatgagaagaaaagaaatttgggaaaaaattgaaaatgcagCAATGGATAAGAGAACATACTGTAAATGCATTTCATAA
- the LOC107012207 gene encoding uncharacterized protein LOC107012207 isoform X2 — protein MFNEERGVRETGDFEVKGQGMLKLVSEMLCARGGQKMRSFLCAQISGFHTSKPGLAPRSFFGVEDFVDDDNSRPYTYQKGKKSKNPNKHVSFKQRTVAYMEPFTLDVFISKRFVSASITHRVTCKQVAVAGTNSKDIKAVLKSRSDIPACLSVGQILSDRAREADVYTASYTPRDRDKFEGKIRAVVQSLIDNGIDIKVYLD, from the exons ATGTTCAATGAAGAAAGAGGAGTAAGAGAAACCGGCGATTTTGAGGTGAAAG GTCAGGGTATGCTGAAACTAGTTTCTGAAATGTTGTGCGCTCGAGGAGGTCAGAAGATGAGGTCTTTTCTATGTGCGCAAATTAGTGGCTTTCATACTTCAAAG CCTGGTTTAGCACCTAGAAGCTTTTTCGGGGTGGAAGATTTCGTTGATGATGACAATAGCCGTCCATACACTTACCAGAAGGGGAAAAAATCTAAGAACCCAAACAAGCATGTTTCTTTCAAGCAACGGACTGTAGCATACATGGAACCGTTCACACTTGATGTTTTCATATCAAAGCGCTTTGTTTCAGCCTCAATCACCCATAGAGTTACATGCAAACAGGTTGCAGTAGCTGGTACAAACTCCAAAGATATCAAGGCAGTGCTCAAATCACGAAGTGATATTCCTGCATGCTTGTCTGTCGGACAGATTTTGTCCGACAGGGCAAGAGAGGCTGATGTATACACTGCTTCTTATACACCTAGAGATAGGGACAAGTTCGAAGGGAAAATTAGAGCAGTTGTTCAGTCCCTCATTGATAATGGTATCGACATCAAAGTTTATCTTGACTGA
- the LOC107012207 gene encoding uncharacterized protein LOC107012207 isoform X1 has product MFNEERGVRETGDFEVKGNKCQGMLKLVSEMLCARGGQKMRSFLCAQISGFHTSKPGLAPRSFFGVEDFVDDDNSRPYTYQKGKKSKNPNKHVSFKQRTVAYMEPFTLDVFISKRFVSASITHRVTCKQVAVAGTNSKDIKAVLKSRSDIPACLSVGQILSDRAREADVYTASYTPRDRDKFEGKIRAVVQSLIDNGIDIKVYLD; this is encoded by the exons ATGTTCAATGAAGAAAGAGGAGTAAGAGAAACCGGCGATTTTGAGGTGAAAGGTAATAAAT GTCAGGGTATGCTGAAACTAGTTTCTGAAATGTTGTGCGCTCGAGGAGGTCAGAAGATGAGGTCTTTTCTATGTGCGCAAATTAGTGGCTTTCATACTTCAAAG CCTGGTTTAGCACCTAGAAGCTTTTTCGGGGTGGAAGATTTCGTTGATGATGACAATAGCCGTCCATACACTTACCAGAAGGGGAAAAAATCTAAGAACCCAAACAAGCATGTTTCTTTCAAGCAACGGACTGTAGCATACATGGAACCGTTCACACTTGATGTTTTCATATCAAAGCGCTTTGTTTCAGCCTCAATCACCCATAGAGTTACATGCAAACAGGTTGCAGTAGCTGGTACAAACTCCAAAGATATCAAGGCAGTGCTCAAATCACGAAGTGATATTCCTGCATGCTTGTCTGTCGGACAGATTTTGTCCGACAGGGCAAGAGAGGCTGATGTATACACTGCTTCTTATACACCTAGAGATAGGGACAAGTTCGAAGGGAAAATTAGAGCAGTTGTTCAGTCCCTCATTGATAATGGTATCGACATCAAAGTTTATCTTGACTGA